A DNA window from Xanthomonas campestris pv. campestris str. ATCC 33913 contains the following coding sequences:
- a CDS encoding glycoside hydrolase family 30 protein encodes MRVSTVDVPTAGHALTEKENSIFVNPQRRFQALLGIGGAITDSSAETFAKLPKQAQRQLLTAYYDPDKGIGYTLARTTIHSSDFSSGSYTYIKEGDAALKTFSVQHDAKYRIPMLRQAIAAAGGTLTTFASPWSAPAFMKDSNAMLKGGKLLPEYAQAWATYYTRFIAAYEKAGIPIWGISLQNEPMAVQTWESMLFSAEEERDFLKNHLGPTMAKAGYGDRKIIVWDHNRDMMVHRAHVIFDDPEASKYAWGMGFHWYETWAGFAPMVENVAAVAQAYPDKHLLLTEAAVEKFDPAKLQHWPNGERYGTAIINDLNHGAVGWTDWNILLDEHGGPNHVGNYCFAPVHANTRTGEVIYTPSYWYIGHFSKFIRPGAQRVSAASSRSNLATTAFVNSDGSLATVVMNATDVAIRYNLYVGDASSVLEIPAHAIQTVVLAQ; translated from the coding sequence ATGCGTGTCAGCACTGTCGATGTGCCCACGGCAGGGCATGCGTTGACCGAGAAAGAGAATTCCATCTTCGTCAATCCACAGCGGCGGTTTCAGGCGTTGCTGGGCATTGGCGGGGCGATCACCGATTCCAGCGCGGAAACCTTCGCCAAACTGCCCAAGCAGGCGCAGCGGCAACTGCTCACCGCCTACTACGACCCGGACAAGGGCATCGGCTACACGCTGGCGCGGACCACCATCCATAGCTCGGATTTCAGCAGTGGCAGCTACACCTATATCAAGGAAGGCGACGCGGCGCTGAAGACCTTTTCGGTGCAGCACGATGCGAAATACCGCATTCCGATGCTGCGCCAGGCCATTGCTGCGGCCGGTGGCACGCTCACCACGTTTGCCAGCCCGTGGAGCGCGCCGGCCTTCATGAAAGACAGCAACGCCATGCTCAAGGGCGGCAAGCTGTTGCCCGAATATGCGCAGGCCTGGGCCACGTACTACACGCGCTTCATTGCCGCGTATGAAAAGGCCGGCATCCCGATCTGGGGCATCAGCCTGCAGAACGAGCCGATGGCAGTGCAGACCTGGGAGTCGATGCTGTTTTCTGCGGAAGAAGAGCGCGACTTTCTCAAGAATCATCTGGGCCCCACCATGGCCAAGGCCGGCTATGGCGATCGCAAGATCATCGTGTGGGACCATAACCGCGACATGATGGTGCACCGCGCGCATGTGATCTTCGATGATCCGGAGGCTTCCAAATATGCGTGGGGCATGGGCTTCCACTGGTACGAAACCTGGGCCGGGTTCGCGCCGATGGTGGAGAACGTGGCGGCGGTGGCACAGGCGTACCCGGACAAGCACCTGCTGCTCACCGAAGCGGCGGTGGAAAAGTTCGACCCGGCCAAGCTGCAGCACTGGCCCAATGGCGAGCGCTATGGCACGGCCATCATCAACGACCTCAATCACGGTGCGGTGGGTTGGACGGACTGGAACATCCTGCTGGACGAGCACGGTGGCCCCAATCACGTGGGCAACTATTGCTTTGCACCGGTGCATGCCAACACGCGCACCGGCGAGGTGATCTACACGCCGAGCTATTGGTATATCGGCCACTTTTCCAAGTTCATCCGGCCTGGCGCGCAGCGGGTGAGTGCGGCGAGCAGCCGCAGTAACCTGGCTACCACTGCGTTCGTCAACAGCGATGGCAGCCTGGCGACGGTGGTGATGAATGCCACGGATGTGGCGATCCGCTACAACCTGTATGTGGGCGATGCCTCCAGCGTGCTGGAGATTCCCGCGCATGCGATCCAGACGGTGGTGCTGGCGCAGTGA